In one window of Brassica napus cultivar Da-Ae unplaced genomic scaffold, Da-Ae ScsIHWf_1896;HRSCAF=2540, whole genome shotgun sequence DNA:
- the LOC125599540 gene encoding uncharacterized protein LOC125599540 — translation MLIASCPASSECLIIASYRSYADFLAGSFPSSSSAGLGSPAAQGTSVPQPQPASIIEDRLLNELVVAPGRELLPKLSPNGEPNTSWFRRRNRNAICKSILKCFHSLLELPYPTYAHVPLEIQMMWLRSFAQDWNWDPAFTNDVRTAFNLHARKQYTSNVTEWKKKWRLKKDKPICLNQDVWDGFKAYWQLDATAHIAATNSVNRRSKRGGKGEAVHNGGVKTREEREIEMTAERGGVPPDWLELMRDMHTNKQTGEVKDPVVRELLATLSKLKEDKEAQLQQSHQLSANDGSTASNMLSREEINQLVLENVPIKKGRLYGIGRTSEAISTSSSQLSISSSSIVQDMERMKTELDEERSD, via the exons ATGTTGATAGCTTCTTGTCCTGCTTCGTCTGAATGCTTGATTATCG CTTCTTATAG GTCTTATGCGGATTTTCTCGCCGGTTCTTTTCCATCTTCCTCATCTGCTGGTCTGGGTTCCCCGGCTGCACAAGGAACAAGTGTCCCTCAGCCACAGCCAGCATCAATCATCGAGGATAGGTTACTGAACGAGTTGGTTGTGGCACCAGGACGAGAGTTGCTTCCTAAGCTGAGCCCAAATGGAGAACCAAATACTAGCTG GTTTAGGCGAAGAAATCGCAATGCAATTTGCAAGTCGATTTTGAAATGCTTTCACAGTCTCCTTGAGTTGCCTTATCCGACGTATGCACATGTTCCATTAGAAATTCAGATGATGTGGCTCCGTTCATTTGCG CAAGATTGGAACTGGGACCCTGCTTTCACCAATGATGTGCGGACAGCCTTTAATTTGCATGCTAGAAAGCAGTACACGAGCAACGTGACTGAGTGGAAGAAAAAGTGGAGGCTGAAGAAGGATAAACCCATATGTCTGAATCAAGATGTGTGGGACGGGTTTAAAGCCTATTGGCAGCTCGATGCTACTGCACATATTGCAGCTACCAATTCTGTTAATAGAAGAAGCAAGCGTGGTGGAAAAGGTGAAGCAGTACACAATGGTGGTGTTAAGACACGAGAGGAACGTGAGATAGAAATG ACTGCTGAAAGGGGTGGTGTGCCACCAGATTGGTTAGAATTGATGAGGGATATGCACACCAATAAACAAACCGGTGAGGTGAAAGATCCTGTTGTGAGAGAGCTGTTGGCAACTCTGAGTAAGCTGAAGGAGGACAAAGAAGCACAACTTCAGCAGTCTCATCAGTTGTCTGCGAATGATGGATCTACAGCTTCTAACATGCTGTCCCGCGAAGAGATCAACCAACTGGTTCTCGAG AATGTTCCTATTAAGAAGGGTCGTCTGTATGGTATCGGTCGTACCTCTGAAGCTATCTCAACCTCATCATCTCAGCTCTCTATTTCTTCGTCGAGTATTGTTCAGGACATGGAGCGGATGAAGACggagcttgatgaagagcg gagtgattga